A window of the Acipenser ruthenus chromosome 30, fAciRut3.2 maternal haplotype, whole genome shotgun sequence genome harbors these coding sequences:
- the LOC117395027 gene encoding E3 ubiquitin/ISG15 ligase TRIM25-like: MAYSNPESLFREELSCPICLQLFSEPAMLPCGHNFCASCIEGVIEGEAGRGQHTCPECLSEYKGKAALRRNVQLCSIVEGFKASESPSSPVLCDMCLETPHPAVRTCLKCEISMCALHLKPHLEKKTFESHALVEPKSELGINACPVYEDIGNFGCSEDKSCVCISCTIKGKLKKKNLIKACSEMKGGLQSKIKIMTEKLNLSQSFLEKGHIHGTSVKAASVENGKTDHPELKLDLESEMIKKIHLAESLLQKGEKNKASVKVSSAELKQNVSGLFDRIAQLVCTYKEKMLNMIEEEQCYLVGSLERSTDYITKQQHLCKEIQQQADSILAETDQFQFIQNYQQIQTKLKAALETPLNEKDVTSQTMHNKKLLESLERTFVEFQAEIRESHQELKVLIYPSELTLDPHTAHCSLSLSEDLKTVRYTATKQPYPQLPERFDHWRQVLCFQGFSSGEHYWEVDAGEGFWHVGICYKSMARKGSGTDSKLGCNKASWTVELHGKLSAWHKNVCTRLEVSTQPVKLGVHLNYDAGTVTFLNVSDKQTHLHTFRARFTEPVYPAFWIQSGTATSWITVRSTTDRDFRTYANIN, translated from the coding sequence ATGGCGTATTCTAACCCAGAAAGCCTCTTTCGAGAAGAACTGAGCTGTCCTATCTGTTTACAGCTCTTTTCCGAGCCGGCTATGCTCCCCTGTGGTCACAACTTTTGTGCTTCATGTATCGAGGGAGTGATTGAAGGAGAAGCTGGGAGAGGACAGCACACCTGCCCTGAATGCCTGAGTGAGTACAAGGGGAAAGCTGCGCTGCGGAGAAACGTCCAGCTTTGCAGTATTGTGGAGGGATTCAAAGCCAGTGAGAGCCCCTCCTCTCCGGTGCTCTGTGATATGTGCTTGGAGACCCCACACCCAGCTGTCAGGACATGTCTCAAGTGCGAGATCTCAATGTGTGCTCTCCATTTAAAACcgcatttggaaaaaaaaacatttgaaagccACGCCTTGGTGGAGCCCAAGTCAGAACTCGGTATCAACGCATGCCCAGTGTATGAAGACATTGGGAATTTTGGCTGCTCTGAGGACAAGTCCTGCGTCTGCATCTCATGCACCATCAAAGGtaagctgaagaaaaaaaatctaataaaagcTTGTTCTGAAATGAAGGGTGGACTACAGTCCAAGATTAAAATAATGACAGAGAAGCTGAACCTATCGCAGAGCTTCTTAGAGAAGGGGCACATTCATGGAACCTCAGTTAAAGCTGCCAGTGTGGAAAATGGCAAAACCGATCATCCTGAACTGAAGTTGGACCTGGAATCAGAGATGATAAAGAAAATCCATCTAGCAGAGAGCCTTCTCCAGAAGGGGGAAAAGAATAAAGCCTCGGTGAAAGTTTCAAGCGCAGAATTGAAACAGAACGTGTCAGGCCTGTTCGACCGCATCGCTCAACTTGTTTGCACTTACAAAGAAAAGATGCTAAATATGATAGAAGAGGAACAGTGCTACCTTGTGGGCAGTCTGGAGCGCAGCACTGACTATATTACAAAGCAACAACATCTCTGCAAAGAGATCCAGCAGCAAGCGGACTCTATCTTGGCAGAAACCGATCAATTCCAGTTCATTCAGAATTACCAGCAAATCCAGACAAAACTAAAAGCAGCACTGGAAACCCCTTTAAATGAGAAAGACGTTACGAGTCAAACGATGCACAATAAGAAACTCCTTGAAAGTCTGGAAAGGACGTTTGTCGAGTTTCAAGCTGAAATTAGAGAGTCACACCAGGAGCTGAAGGTTTTGATTTACCCCTCAGAGCTCACACTAGACCCGCACACAGCCCACTGTTCGCTGTCTCTCTCTGAGGATCTCAAGACTGTCAGATACACTGCTACGAAACAGCCTTACCCCCAGCTCCCAGAGAGGTTTGATCATTGGCGCCAGGTCCTGTGTTTCCAGGGCTTCTCATCTGGAGAGCATTACTGGGAGGTGGACGCTGGGGAGGGCTTTTGGCATGTGGGAATCTGCTACAAGAGCATGGCAAGGAAAGGCAGCGGTACAGACTCTAAATTAGGGTGCAATAAGGCATCCTGGACTGTTGAGTTGCATGGGAAGCTGTCTGCTTGGCATAAGAATGTGTGCACTCGCCTTGAGGTGTCCACTCAGCCCGTCAAGCTTGGAGTGCACTTAAATTATGATGCCGGGACTGTGACATTTCTCAATGTGTCTGACAAACAGACCCATCTGCACACATTTAGAGCACGATTCACCGAACCAGTTTATCCAGCGTTCTGGATCCAATCTGGCACAGCAACATCTTGGATAACTGTAAGAAGTACTACAGACAGGGACTTTCGAACATATGCAAATATTAACTAG
- the LOC117397021 gene encoding choline/ethanolaminephosphotransferase 1-like isoform X2: MSGHRSARLRSRDSDRHMDTVCRPAPGGGGEGGGCVLSKLVQLPSPPLSRHQLKRLDEHRYRSAGRSLLEPIMQCYWEWLVARVPVWIAPNLITIVGLVTNIFTTLVLVYYCPTATEQAPLWAYLSCAVGLFIYQSLDAIDGKQARRTNSSSPLGELFDHGCDSLSTVFVVLGTCIAVQLGTNPDWMFFCCFAGMFMFYCAHWQTYVSGTLRFGIFDVSESQICIIILQILTGTVGPWFWNDTIPVLNIQMKILPALCTVVGAIFSCTNYFRVIFTGGVGKNGSTTAGTSVLSPFFHIGSVIVLAMMIYKKSAVQLFEKHPCLYILAFGFVSAKITNKLVVAHMTKSEMHLHDLAFLGPGLLFLDQYLNSFIDEYLVLWIALVLSFFDLIRYCVSVCNQIASHLHIFVFKIKPPASVSNQQGQNHH; encoded by the exons ATGAGCGGGCACAGATCGGCGAGGCTCCGGAGCCGGGACTCGGACCGGCACATGGACACTGTCTGCCGGCCGGCCccgggaggagggggagagggaggaggatgtGTCCTCAGCAAGCTGGTCCAGCTGCCCTCTCCGCCCCTGTCCCGGCACCAGCTGAAGAGGCTGGATGAGCACCGGTACCGTAGTGCCGGCCGCTCCCTGCTGGAGCCCATCATGCAGTGCTACTGGGAGTGGCTGGTGGCCCGTGTGCCCGTCTGGATCGCTCCCAACCTCATCACCATCGTCGGGCTCGTCACCAACATCTTCACCACCCTGGTGCTGGTGTATTACTGCCCCACCGCCACCGAGCAG gcaCCTTTGTGGGCATACCTGTCGTGCGCTGTGGGGCTTTTTATCTACCAATCGCTGGACGCTATAGACGGAAAGCAGGCGAGGCGAACCAATAGCAGTTCCCCTCTGGGCGAGCTCTTCGACCATGGCTGCGATTCTCTGTCCACAG tgtttgtgGTCCTGGGGACGTGTATTGCTGTGCAGCTGGGAACCAACCCAGACTGGATGTTCTTCTGCTGTTTCGCAGGGATGTTCATGTTCTACTGCGCTCACTGGCAGACCTACGTGTCGGGCACGCTGCGCTTCGGAAT ATTTGATGTTTCAGAATCACAgatctgtattataatattacagATTTTGACAGGAACTGTGGGTCCTTGGTTCTGGAACGATACG ATTCCAGTGTTAAACATCCAAATGAAAATCTTGCCTGCTCTTTGTACGGTAGTGGGCGCCATCTTTTCCTGTACAAATTACTTCAGAGTCATATTTACCGGAGGCGTCGGCAAAAATGGATCCACAACAGCG GGAACAAGTGTACTTTCACCTTTCTTCCACATAGGATCTGTAATAGTACTTGCGATGATGATCTACAAAAAATCTGCAGTTCAGCTGTTTGAAAAACACCCGTGTCTTTACATCCTTGCATTTGGCTTTGTGTCGGCCAAAATAACCAACAAATTGGTG gTTGCACACATGACAAAAAGCGAGATGCACCTTCATGACTTGGCCTTTCTAGGACCAGGCCTGCTCTTCCTTGACCAGTATCTCAACAGCTTTATTGATGAGTATCTGGTCCTGTGGATTGCTCTG GTCTTATCCTTCTTCGATCTTATTCGTTACTGTGTCAGCGTTTGCAATCAGATTGCCTCACACCTTCATATTTTCGTCTTCAAAATCAAACCCCCAGCCTCAGTCTCCAACCAGCAGGGGCAAAACCACCATTAG
- the LOC117397021 gene encoding choline/ethanolaminephosphotransferase 1-like isoform X1, whose translation MSGHRSARLRSRDSDRHMDTVCRPAPGGGGEGGGCVLSKLVQLPSPPLSRHQLKRLDEHRYRSAGRSLLEPIMQCYWEWLVARVPVWIAPNLITIVGLVTNIFTTLVLVYYCPTATEQAPLWAYLSCAVGLFIYQSLDAIDGKQARRTNSSSPLGELFDHGCDSLSTVFVVLGTCIAVQLGTNPDWMFFCCFAGMFMFYCAHWQTYVSGTLRFGIIDVTEVQIFIIIMYLLAAIGGSAFWQSPIPVLNIQMKILPALCTVVGAIFSCTNYFRVIFTGGVGKNGSTTAGTSVLSPFFHIGSVIVLAMMIYKKSAVQLFEKHPCLYILAFGFVSAKITNKLVVAHMTKSEMHLHDLAFLGPGLLFLDQYLNSFIDEYLVLWIALVLSFFDLIRYCVSVCNQIASHLHIFVFKIKPPASVSNQQGQNHH comes from the exons ATGAGCGGGCACAGATCGGCGAGGCTCCGGAGCCGGGACTCGGACCGGCACATGGACACTGTCTGCCGGCCGGCCccgggaggagggggagagggaggaggatgtGTCCTCAGCAAGCTGGTCCAGCTGCCCTCTCCGCCCCTGTCCCGGCACCAGCTGAAGAGGCTGGATGAGCACCGGTACCGTAGTGCCGGCCGCTCCCTGCTGGAGCCCATCATGCAGTGCTACTGGGAGTGGCTGGTGGCCCGTGTGCCCGTCTGGATCGCTCCCAACCTCATCACCATCGTCGGGCTCGTCACCAACATCTTCACCACCCTGGTGCTGGTGTATTACTGCCCCACCGCCACCGAGCAG gcaCCTTTGTGGGCATACCTGTCGTGCGCTGTGGGGCTTTTTATCTACCAATCGCTGGACGCTATAGACGGAAAGCAGGCGAGGCGAACCAATAGCAGTTCCCCTCTGGGCGAGCTCTTCGACCATGGCTGCGATTCTCTGTCCACAG tgtttgtgGTCCTGGGGACGTGTATTGCTGTGCAGCTGGGAACCAACCCAGACTGGATGTTCTTCTGCTGTTTCGCAGGGATGTTCATGTTCTACTGCGCTCACTGGCAGACCTACGTGTCGGGCACGCTGCGCTTCGGAAT AATTGATGTGACTGAAGTGCAAATCTTCATAATAATCATGTATTTGCTGGCAGCCATTGGAGGATCAGCTTTTTGGCAATCACCG ATTCCAGTGTTAAACATCCAAATGAAAATCTTGCCTGCTCTTTGTACGGTAGTGGGCGCCATCTTTTCCTGTACAAATTACTTCAGAGTCATATTTACCGGAGGCGTCGGCAAAAATGGATCCACAACAGCG GGAACAAGTGTACTTTCACCTTTCTTCCACATAGGATCTGTAATAGTACTTGCGATGATGATCTACAAAAAATCTGCAGTTCAGCTGTTTGAAAAACACCCGTGTCTTTACATCCTTGCATTTGGCTTTGTGTCGGCCAAAATAACCAACAAATTGGTG gTTGCACACATGACAAAAAGCGAGATGCACCTTCATGACTTGGCCTTTCTAGGACCAGGCCTGCTCTTCCTTGACCAGTATCTCAACAGCTTTATTGATGAGTATCTGGTCCTGTGGATTGCTCTG GTCTTATCCTTCTTCGATCTTATTCGTTACTGTGTCAGCGTTTGCAATCAGATTGCCTCACACCTTCATATTTTCGTCTTCAAAATCAAACCCCCAGCCTCAGTCTCCAACCAGCAGGGGCAAAACCACCATTAG